A genomic segment from Ornithorhynchus anatinus isolate Pmale09 chromosome 16, mOrnAna1.pri.v4, whole genome shotgun sequence encodes:
- the LOC100681761 gene encoding elongation factor 1-alpha-like, with protein sequence MGKEKTHINIVVIGHVDSGKSTTTGHLIYKCGGIDKRTIEKFEKEAAEMGKGSFKYAWVLDKLKAERERGITIDISLWKFETVKYYITIIDAPGHRDFIKNMITGTSQADCAVLIVAGGVGEFEAGISKNGQTREHALLAYTLGVKQLIVGVNKMDSTEPPYSAQRFQEITKEVSAYIKKVGYNPAGVAFVPISGWHGDNMLEASGKMPWFKGWKITRKEGNAAGTTLMEALDSILPPSRPTDKPLRLPLQDVYKIGGIGTVPVGRVETGFLKPGMVVTFAPCNVTTEVKSVEMHHEALAEALPGDNVGFNVKNVSVKDIRRGNVAGDSRNDPPMEAGSFTAQVIILNHPGRIAAGYSPVLDCHTAHIACKFAELREKIDRRSGKKLEDNPQALKSGDAAIVQMIPGKPMCVESFSQYPPLGRFAVRDMRQTVAVGVIKAVEKKAAAGGRVTKSAVKASKK encoded by the exons ATGGGGAAGGAGAAAACCCACATCAACATCGTGGTCATCGGCCACGTGGACTCGGGCAAGTCCACCACCACCGGCCACCTCATCTACAAATGCGGAGGCATCGACAAGCGGACGATCGAGAAGTTTGAGAAGGAGGCGGCCGAG ATGGGCAAAGGCTCCTTCAAGTACGCCTGGGTGCTGGACAAACTGAAGGCAGAGCGAGAGCGAGGCATCACCATTGACATCTCCCTGTGGAAGTTCGAGACGGTCAAATACTACATCACCATTATAGACGCCCCCGGCCACCGGGATTTCATCAAGAACATGATCACCGGCACCTCCCAG gCGGACTGTGCCGTGCTGATCGTGGCGGGCGGCGTGGGCGAGTTTGAAGCCGGCATCTCGAAGAACGGGCAGACGAGGGAGCACGCCCTCCTGGCCTACACCCTGGGCGTGAAGCAGCTCATCGTCGGCGTCAACAAGATGGACTCCACCGAGCCCCCCTACAGCGCCCAGCGCTTCCAGGAGATCACCAAGGAAGTCAGCGCCTACATCAAGAAGGTCGGCTACAACCCCGCCGGCGTGGCCTTCGTGCCCATCTCCGGCTGGCACGGGGACAACATGCTGGAGGCCAGTGGCAAA ATGCCGTGGTTCAAGGGCTGGAAGATCACCCGGAAGGAAGGGAACGCGGCGGGCACCACCCTCATGGAAGCCCTGGACTCCATCCTCCCGCCATCCCGGCCCACGGACAAGCCGCTGCGACTCCCGCTGCAGGACGTCTACAAGATCGGGG GCATCGGCACCGTGCCCGTGGGCCGGGTGGAGACCGGCTTCCTGAAGCCGGGCATGGTGGTGACCTTCGCCCCCTGCAACGTGACCACGGAGGTGAAGTCGGTGGAGATGCACCACGAGGCCCTGGCCGAGGCGCTGCCCGGGGACAACGTGGGCTTCAACGTGAAGAACGTGTCGGTGAAGGACATCCGCCGCGGGAACGTGGCCGGGGACAGCAGGAACGACCCCCCCATGGAGGCGGGCAGCTTCACCGCCCAG GTGATCATCCTGAACCACCCGGGCCGCATCGCCGCCGGCTACTCGCCGGTGCTGGACTGCCACACGGCCCACATCGCCTGCAAGTTCGCCGAGCTCCGCGAGAAGATCGACCGGCGCTCGGGCAAGAAGCTGGAGGACAACCCGCAGGCCCTCAAGTCCGGCGACGCCGCCATCGTGCAGATGATCCCCGGGAAGCCCATGTGCGTGGAGAGCTTCTCCCAGTACCCGCCTCTAG GCCGCTTCGCGGTGCGCGACATGAGGCAGACGGTGGCGGTCGGCGTCATCAAGGCCGTGGAGAAGAAGGCCGCCGCCGGCGGCAGAGTCACCAAATCGGCCGTGAAGGCTAGCAAGAAGTga
- the LOC114817440 gene encoding sodium-dependent phosphate transport protein 3-like: MPGPAGPVPAVPFVGRGSVPAAVVPFSLSMTVISLNGAGFLIDVVDVAPGYAGLLQGITSTFGTISGMVAPAVVGFLTSQDALAGWRNVCFLTAAINLFGLVFFVPFGEADARAWAREGGEDGVEDGGEGRAPSRSPVPR, translated from the exons ATGCCGGGTCCGGCGGGGCCGGTGCCGGCCGTGCCTTTCGTTGGCCGCGGCTCGGTCCCCGCCGCCgtggtccccttctccctctccatgacGGTCATCAGCCTGAACGGGGCGGGCTTCTTGATCGACGTGGTGGACGTCGCACCCGG ATATGCCGGGCTTCTCCAGGGAATCACCAGCACCTTCGGTACCATCTCGGGAATGGTTGCTCCCGCTGTCGTCGGCTTCCTCACCAGCCAG GACGCTCTGGCCGGTTGGAGGAATGTCTGCTTCCTGACGGCCGCCATCAACCTGTTCGGCCTGGTCTTCTTCGTCCCGTTTGGCGAGGCGGACGCCCGGGCCTGGgcgcgggagggaggagaggacggggtcgaggacgggggggagggccgggccccctcccgaAGCCCCGTCCCCCGGTGA